Within Gasterosteus aculeatus chromosome Y, fGasAcu3.hap1.1, whole genome shotgun sequence, the genomic segment aaaaacatgtatgattagagggggtcgtcgtggcgcaggggttagagaaggtgtgctgggaagcacaaggttggtggttcgagttcaggctgccccatgttccatgtcgaagtgtccctgagcaagacacctaacccctaattgctccctgggcaaaaatgtgaaaaagccatgggtttaaagtgtactgcaagtctctttggataaaggcgtctgctaaatgacctgtaatgtaattagagCGACCTGATGGGTGTTTTGACatcaggagggggaagaggacaGCAACATATTTGATATTTGGTTCCCTCTTGTTAATCAAGGTTGTTGAAATATCTTCATTAAGACTTTTTCTAgttatttcaataaatactaaagttcaatacattttaaaatacggTTTCTTTTATTACAGTACAAGGCCTCTGGTTTAGTTCAAATCTTCTTTAAACGACTGAAAACATATTCACTTAATATTAGAGAAGAGATAACCTGAAAGTTAGGAAGGCTATTGTAAGACTTTGTTTTTGACCATGTCTGCCTGTTTGGATCAATAGAGCTGTGTGTCATCGCTGTGATTTGTCAACAGCGAGCTCATCGGTACCTGGTGAGCAAAGCAAAGTCCAACTCTGACCTGAGGCGCTTTAAGAGTCAGCTGTATTTAATCTGGTTCAACTTCTACCACCGGCAGAGAAACGCAgggtgagacacacaaacagcaggcgATGCTGTTTGTCTACGTGTGCAGAAAAGCGATCACAGGATTTACTCTGATTGTGTATAATGCTGTgatttgtttcatatttaattaaatttttgTCATCCCTAAACCTAAACATTCTCCAGCCTGGACTCCTGTGGGTTCGAGCATGTGTTTGTTGGAGAGACAAGATCTGGAAGGAAAAAAGCACACACTTGGACTACAAAGGATACAAGGGCAGGAACTTTGACCTAGTGAGTAAACCAGTTCATCAGACAAAGAGAATCCTTTCTTTCTGTAGCAACATCACCGGCTGCCTCCGTCTTTATTCCTTTTCTTCACCAAACTGAACGTTTATGTGTTTCTGCTCTCAGCCCGATCAAGATGACCACGTTCTGAACCTCCAGTTCAGCTGGCATGGTTTGGTGAAGCCCGTTGGTAGCGCCTTCATCGGGACCATCCCGGAGTTTGAGATGGCGATCTTCACCATCGTCATCCTCAGGAGCATGGAACGGAGCGGTGCTGGTCAACATTGACCAGTATCAGATGGAGCTGGTGGTCATCAGACATGGACGCTCCCTCGGGACGGCGTACCCAAAACTGCTTAGCAGCAACAGCAGACATGTTGGGCAGCAGCACTCGCGCTGATGTGCTACTCACTTCAACATGTTCATGCACGACAAGCTGAGGTACAAACTGGGGTTTAGACCACAGACCTTCTTAGTATAGTACCTAGATGTTTAAACATCTAATATTTTATCAGTACTGTAAACATGATTCATTTATGATGAAAATGCGATTTCAATAAAAGTGATGGGTGTTTTTTAAAGTCAACAATTTATTAAATGTCCTGTAATTTAACCTGTGTAATGCattaaaataactttaatatactgatttaatttaattggctGTGAGTATGTGGAAGAACCGCTAAAATCCTATCAACAAATTGCTAATTTTGAGTAATCAGTGTGAGAATTAGTGTTGCATTATCAATATATTAATATGAGTCCCTCGATACTGACCGTTAATTGGACATTTTAGTACTGGAGACCGGAGTACACTGTGCAATAAAGACAAATTGGACGAGAGGCCATGCATGGTTTGCTTGTTCCCATCCGATCAACTATAaagtcaattttattttccacGTATGAGTTTGTACTGAAGTTCAGACAATGAGATATTCTGATAATCACACCTACAACAATGAACATGTGGATCTCCATACCCTTGTTGCAGAAGATTAGAAATCTTTTTTCAGCCAAAGAAAAACGACAACATGCGGAACACTTACTTCACACTTATTTTACTTCTTCCCGCACGGACGTTTTACAGTGTAACACCAGAGCGGGCTGCACGCTTCGGCCACTTCCGACCACACGCTCGCACCATCGTTCGCCGGTGCGAGCCGAGGAGTCTTTTAGGTGTTCGCCGCGGGGCGCCGGGGAGAAGCATGGAGGTGCTGGGAGGAGAGTTCGGCGACTTGACTCCTCAGGAGCTCGCGGCTCCTGTCAACACGGTGGCGGTGAGTCGCGTCCGGATGACGACTCGAGAGCTTCCTCCACGAGCGCAGACGCTCACGTTAACGCGGCGGCCATCGCTACACACTAGACATAGTAAAtgataacaacaataataataataataataataataataaacggcTTCTGGAGGGACGTGTGAACCTTAATCACACGCGCGGTTTTCAGTTGTAGCGTCTTGAAATGTCAGTTTGCGAAGTTATCGTGTCAACTTTAACTTGCGAAACATAAAGTGTTTTAAACCATTTACCGTCTCAGCTGGTGAATAAAGAATCCAGTAAAATCTGAtgtgttatttatgtattttcttttcattttacagGAAAAATGGAAACTGTTACCAGCTTTTCTAAAGGTAACAGGTCAACATTAGTGCCCCAAATATCCCAAACTGAATTAAATCTTTCATGTTGTCTACAAATCCTCTGTCATTATTTATGTAGCATAAAGTTATATTGCGATGAAACAGGAAATTGCGTGGGATACCAACCGGTATACTATTAATGGATAAAATATAGGCTAGAGTCTGCTTTAATGTAGAAATGACTTATGGATTTGCAACCTTGCCTATAACATATTGATACCTTAAAGTAACAGATgttaattgttttaattgttcTCTTTCCATCTGGTCAAAACAACGTACGTTTCTGTTGGATCCAGTAATCACACTAATTGTATCTGCACTTGTATACAATCCATTTACTTCACCgtggacatttttcatttcaatgtgtGACCTGTTGCTCGACCTGTTCTGCAGGTGAAAGGACTTGTGAAGCAGCACATCGACTCCTTTAACTACTTCATCAATGTTGAGGTGAAACACAACTCTTAACTTGGATTTGTGTACAGCTGTGTTGTTATGTCCATGTGTTCATGTTGTTTATGTCTGGTCTTCcagataaagaaaataatgaaagccAATGAGAAGATCACAAGTGACGCTGATCCTATGTGGTATCTCAAGTACGTAGTTTGAACATAATTTCGGTTAACCGACATCAATCCAACCCTATGGACATCCACAGAGCAGCTTGTGTTGAGAATATTGATTTAATGcttttaatattcataaataATGTCCTTGCAAGATACCTCAATATCTACGTCGGCATGCCGGATGTTGAAGAAAGCTTCAACGTAACCAGACCAGTATCTCCTCATGAGGTGAGCTTAGTTTGTTGTGTAATATTAAGAAGGATTTGTGCAACAGCAGTCAAACatcttatttaattttttttgttaaatagaaATAATTTGCACTTGACAGATAATTAATGAACAGCAATATTTATGATTGcacaaatttaaaatattcGGAGGTTGCAGCTTCTCAAATGCGAACATTTTCTGTTAAATTTTTTGAACATTTAATCAAAGTACTGTAATCGCAAATATTCAAGTTTCTTAAACTTTAATGGTTTAAGCAATAcatagataataaaaaaaagttttgttatAATGCAAAAAATTATTAACATATGGTGACCTAAAATTTCCAAACATTTAATTCGATGttcctgttgttttttacagtgtcGTCTCAGAGACATGACCTATTCAGCGCCCATCACAGTGGACATCGAGTACACTCGTGGCAGTCAGAGAATCATCCGCAATGCGCTGCCCATCGGAAGGTATCGTAGTCTTACTTCCTTCCCTGATTTAGTTTATTATCTTCGTAGTCAAAACTTAACAAgtcaaaaagacatttcatcAGTCTGGATACAACATCCTTCACTCACTTTTAATTCTAGgctccttttttcatttaacttaAATGTTTACTTCCACTCCAACAATGACCAACTGTATATCAATAACTTACCCCGTGTTGCCTTGAAATCCCTCAAAAGCTCTTTTCagtaaacaaaatataaaaatatgagaAGAGTCTTGATGAATTAAGTGTGATATGAGCAACTGCATGCTGATCAGCTGTCATTAAACAAAGCCACCATTTATTTCTAATCAAGAGTTGCTCTACgcatgaaaaggtttttttcagaGAGGTTGATTATGTTGAACTGTAATTTTACAGTTCTAGTTTTTGTCCATAATGGATACAAAATaatctacaaacacacactgcagtgtaTAAAGTGATTTAAGTTTATTTTGATACttctttttaattaactttGCTTTTTTCAGGATGCCGATCATGCTGCAAAGCTCAAACTGTGTTCTCACGGGAAAGACGCCCATGGAGGTTTCTAAACTCAACGAATGTCCTCTGGATCCAGGTACACAACGGATGACACTGAATCAGAGCAATAACACATCACAATCACCAACACAGTTTTACTTTTGCGTTGGTGATTTATACTCTCCATGTGGTATTTCTTCACAGGGGGGTATTTTATTGTAAAGGGTCAGGAGAAAGTAATTCTGATCCAGGAACAGCTGTCCAAGAATCGAATCATTGTGGAGCAGGACAGGAAGGGAGCCGTGGGAGCCTCAGTCACCAGGTACTGTACCAACGTCTCCCCTGATCATAATAACAGGCAACTGCTTGTGAAGCATGCAAAACGTCAAAAGACATTATTGGTCTCAAATGAGTTCTTGAAATGCCGTCATTCTTTTTTACTCTTTGCTCCAATtctaatcaaaataaaaaaagttggaTGTAAGTTGCATGTCATTATTTTGGGTTCGCCTGCAGCCATGCAGCATAGGTTACCCTAGACATCTACTGATGAAACTGAGCTGTCTTTGAGATACGGGAACACTTGCGTTAAGCCTGACTTAGTGTCCGTATACATGCAGTGCTTCATACCCATTGTATGCGTCTTTGAGGTCAAACAAAGTAGTTGCAATTCTTGTATTGCAATTCTTCCTCAGAAaagccagatttcttttttttaatgcatttgtgtCCGTGTCTGCAGATCAGTGGACTTATAGGAAAGCTTTGGTAGGAGTTTGTATCGACATCCTATCACATGCACGATAAACAAAGCAACGATCCACTGTGATGGAATTACATAGAACATGttacacttttgtttttgtaacttTCCATCACTTATGTTATTGGAAAACATTTAGCTTTCTTTGTcaaaccttctggatcttcgtCTGCTTTGATTTTGAAATCTTGTCTTCACTTTCAGCTCCACTCATGAGAAGAAAAGCAGAACAAATATGATTGTCAAACAAGGGAGATTCTACCTGAAGCACAACACGCTGTCGGAAGACACCCCCATTGCCATCATTTTCAAGGTGCAAGAGTTGTTGATGGTCCCAGTTTAACTGAACTTCCTGTAGGGGGGGCTAGAGGTCAGCTAGAGGAGTTTTCTTTATCAATGATATCGCTTGCTGATAAACACCTTAGTTGATGAcagtatttttaattatttgcttttgtttgctgCAGCCTGCTGATCTGTCTGGAATGGATGGTTTTTGCACTGCTTGAACAATGCAtactgcattttttaaaataggtTTTGTTTTGCACGTTAGTGTGCAGTCAGAGCTCAATCGTTTCAGCGATTCTTCATCAGATTCATTTTCACCTGTCGCCATTTGCTCTCGTTGAAAATGTCAGTTAGCCGGCTGGCTTCATTAACTTCTTCCCCCACTAGAGACAAATCCCTCCGAACACGGCAACTGGTGAGTCTGCGGTGTTTGGAGCTGAAGTCATTGTCCACAGGGCACTCGTGGATATGCCCGCTCTGTTTGCAAACGAATATCCTggatgacccccccaccccgtgtCGGGCGGCAGAAACAACTTCACATTTCCATAAACAAATGTCACACAACCTCACGACTCCCAgttccctcctcctgctgtgtgCACTGCTCCTCCTTATGCCCGCTGCTTCACCTCTTGTTCCAGTTGCTAGTGGCGGAGTGTCTACTTTGTGTACATTTCACCTACTTTCAAAGCTCTGTGTGTAGCCACAGGAATGAAATATTAGTCCACACTTTGTTCCTGTAACGCGCCTCTTTGCCGGTCCCTCTCGCAGGGTATGGGCGTAGAGAGCGACCAGGAGATCGTGCAGATGATCGGCACAGAGGAGCATGTCATGGCCAGCTTTGCCCCGAGCCTGGAGGAGTGCCAGAAGGCTCAGATCTTCACTCAGACTCAGGTACCTCAGTGGTCCATGTGTGGTTGAAATAGTTATCAAATCATAGGAATACTCCCCGGATTTTACACCTGCAAAGCTAACAAGCAACGTCTTTATCAGgcgttgtttaaaaaaacaaaaaaacatgagaaaataattatattgcatattataataattcacaaataattagtttaataaaataatataataataatatagtaataaaaaatatagtaataaaaaaaagtacataaaaatcagaagacaaaaaaataaatgtgagtAGAACCAAAACGATTATAAACAAATGAAGTGGAATCCTTAAAAGTCTTTGTGAAATAACCCAGACATCATCCTGGATTCATCCTGAACTTGAAAAGTTAACAAAAGTCTTTTTACCAGACACATTTTGTGGAAATGTAGGATCCACTATTTAATTTGTCAGCCCATCTTGACCTCGGCCCTTATTAAACCTGTTGAGGAATAATGGGAGATGAAAAGACTGATACCGTTCATGTCTGTGCAGTAGATATAAATTTGATGACAGATGAACTCGGTGTTACGCACACACTGGAAGCCGAGGGAATCGAGTGGCCTCGCTCTTTCAACTATTAGAAAATCATCCCACCAGCAATTCCAATGCAATGTTCACACTAAAGCAACAAAAGCCACCACGTTCGGCCTGCTCCATCGCCTGTGACTCGTTGCGAAACCGCGCCCAAGTGGTCTTTGACGTGGTTAAATAAATAGCACGTTTCTTTGATGGAACCGAGCaggtttaaacaaaaacatgtgacTGGTTCTCTCTTCACCGCGTCAATGAGAGCGTCAAAGCTTTGTAGCCTCTCACACCGACAAGTGCCCGCCGTCACTCAGTGGCCTCCATTTGACACGACGACTTGTAGCCTATTGTTTTGTCGCTCGATCAAAGTGTGAACGCGGCATAAAGCTCGCTAATTGGAGTCTCTGTTGGTCGCCTGGCAACCACGCAGCGACGAAGAGACTCCGGAAGTCACTTTCCTCCGGGGCAAATCCACCGCCACTACTGTCATTTTTGGTCTTGGCTTTGAAGTCATTTTGTAACACAGATATTTGTTAATTAGTGAGCATTTCAGCGAGAAAGTGGACAAGCATATTTCGGAAAATGTAACACATTGAGGATAATTTCTATTGAAGTCTACATCATGACCTGATGGATTAAAAAGACGTTGAAAGCAATAACTGTCCCTCTATTATGCATTATATGAAGAACTAAATAACTccagtcagtgtttttttattttgtgtgtgtgtgtacgataGAGCGCTTTGAATGATCAATTTGACAGAATGATAATCTCATTACAATATTATTGAATCATCAGCCATCCCCGATATTCCCATGAACTGAAGAGACGGCCGTTTGTTTCGACACTGAAACAAACGGCTCCTGTTGGCAGagtgtgttttctctgtctctctgtgatcGGATGACTACGGTTTTGTCTTGCCAGCCAGTAAAGTAATGTTTTGGATGGTTTATTCATGTTTACTTTGACATCTACAGATGAATGCAGTCGcccgatttgttttttcataaagATTATGTTGTTAGAGGAACCACTGATGCATTGATGAGGCCATATTTGCTTCCTAGCAACCAGTCTGCGCAGCTCTCATGTTCCTCTGCCTGCCAGCCTGCATGATGTCTTTTCATGGTATTCATTGGGTCATTGTAATGTCCACAATGAGGCCTAAATCTATATAATTAAAGGCAGATAAGGCTTAAGGAACATTGTTATCAGATTATGATAAGTAATGTGCTTAAACTATATTTGCCTGTCATATTTTTCTTCTTGTGATATATATACTTAGAAATCTGATTTGAAAATATCAATTAATACATGTGATTTCATGATATtacaatatttatgtattttaattatataaatatatatatatacaaaattactcctttttaaatgcatttctcataatatatatttgatgGTTTCTCTAAATTAGATAATCACATTGTTCATGTGTACATAATATAAAAGGGAAATGCGTGAATCTAATGCCGGATGCCAGGGTGGGTGGTCTTGAAGAAAGTCTTTGGTCTCATTATCTTCTGACCTTTTCTATAGTTCAGGAGCgagctccagagaaacacagATGTGCGAGTggatgtgcgtgtgcgcgtgtcacTCCCCTATTCGTGTTCTGCACTCTTTCTAGAAAGTTCCTCACATATTAATAATGTTATTGATCAGTTTTGGGTAGCGGACCTCCAATACATTTTGTATACCACATTAATTAGTATCCAACTGTCCGGTATCAGACGTTGTGAGGCTTCAAGGGGAGACATTAGGGGATAAACCTCCCCAAAATACCTCCATAAAATTTCAGAAAGTGTGCATTAAATGCCTTATCGGATAATGGAAGTTGTCAATAATTTGGTCTTTGATCCAATATTTCTTAAAATACACCTAATTTGCAGAATGCTCAATATCGGCAAAGCTGCATTTGTGTCACAATGACGCATTCAATTGTGACCCAAACTTTTTGCACATCacatataattattttattttttgtcacgGTCTCATAGCCCAGAGGTTGGATTGATTGGGAGGGCAGGTGTGAACGTAGATGAGGTTTTCTgtatgtctttatttttgtgcAAATTATTTGGATCAAATTTGTTAAAAAGAACCCTTTTCTTTGTATCACATCAGCATCAGCAGTCGACTCCTCTTGAACTCGCCTGTAAATGCTCCTCTGCGTTCCAGGCTCTGCGGTACCTCGGGAATAAAGTGCGGCGACAGCGCATGTGGGGAGGCCCCAAGAAGACCAAGATGGAGGAGGCCAGAGAGCTCTTGGCCTCTCTTATCCTCACACATGTGCCTGTATGTTCGTTACCAGACAGACAAGAATCCCAGAGTGTGTATTTCACAAAGTCTAATCATTGTGTGTTGTGTCGGCAGGTCAAAGAGTTTAACTTTCGGGCAAAGTGTATTTACCTGGCTGTTATGGTTCGGAGGGTGATCCTGGCTCAAGGGGGCAACAAGGTGGACGACAGAGATTACTATGGCAACAAACGTCTTGAGTTGGCCGGGCAGGTAAGCCTCTAGGTCTCACTTACTCTATGTTCATTCAGTCCATTTCGTTAGTGAAATAGTCAATGGATCAAACGGAAATCAGTTCCGCCATTAAAAGGCACCCTGTTGACTTGGGCCTTTTGTAAGTGAAAGGTGCTTTTCTACCTTTTCATTACCTGctagaaaagaaaacaggcttgatactgaacaacaaaacacggaAACATGTGGAAAAGAACAAATATCACCCTTAGTGCGAATGGGTCACAGCACCGGACCGGAGGACAGCGGCTGCAGCCCTGGTCTCTCACCTGCACCTTTGTTCCTGCCTCCTTCCTTTGATAAGACTCATTAATTCCATTCAGCTTTGTTTTtccctgttttgttttcaacccccccccccctgtatttCAGTCTGGCTTTGTTAGGAGAAAGATATCCAGTGGCACCAAAATCCAGAGGCTGAGGAAAGCATGGGGATTTTTCAGCACCGTGACAATAGAATTGCTGCCTTGACTGGAGCGATTGAGCTAATCCGCAGGCCCGGCTCTGATAATGTAATTACTGCTGTCTTAAGGCCTttaatttccccccccccacctgctctGTATAAGGAGCAggcgtggaggaggggggagtacaGACCCCTCTTTCAATAGGGGGCTTACACACTAACAACGCCAgcaatctctcctctctctccaatTATGGTTCCCTGACATTCAACTAGTTGGCCCGGCTGCGCAGCGGAAGCTTAATTTCTTTATTAACTTTAAGCAgcgctgcttgtttgtttttgatgtaTGCTAATGCGCGTGGTGGGAGGGGGTTGCGAGAGAGGTCGCCTCCTTTAGgggcaggcggaggaggacagGGACCTCGGCCGCATGCCAGGTCAGGCTTATCGTGAGCCGGCGTACCTGGTTATTAAATCTGACTGGAATCCACCTCGTTACCGATTAAAGGCAGGAGCACACGTGAGCGGCCAGTGGGTCCGACTATGAAGACAGAATTCTCCGAAGTGACTGTGAGTCACTCCGCATCCTGACCGCGTAGATCAGAAAAAAACGTGGTTCCTGATGATCGTCGCTCTCTGTCTCAGCTCCTGTCCCTGCTGTTTGAAGATCTGTTTAAGAAGTTCAACTCTGAGCTGAAGAAAATTGCTGACCAGATCATCCCCAAGCAGAGAGCAGCTCAGTTCGACGTGGTGAAGCACATGCGGCAGGATCAGATCACCAACGGCATGGTCAATGCCATCTCCACTGTGAGTGCGTATGAGTCGCAGGCCATAAATATGGAGAAGTtagaaaacagagagaaagcaTCTCacatcaaatcttttttttttttactacactACTTCAGTAGGtaacattgtttttgtaattgtaAATGTTTGAGTTTATTGTTTTACGACGAATGTGTGCTTTTGGCAGGTTAATTAACAGTAGTGAATTTTGTTACCACAGGGCAACTGGTCTCTGAAGAGGTTCAAGATGGACCGTCAGGGTGTCACCCAGGTCTTGTCTCGTCTCTCTTTTATTTCGTCTCTCGGCATGATGACGAGAATCTCCTCGCAGTTTGAGAAGACCAGGAAGGTGAGCGGGCCGCGCTCCCTGCAGCCGTCTCAGTGGGGCATGTTGTGCCCGTCGGACACACCTGAGGGAGAGGTGAGTGAGCCCCAGCTACATCTCACCTTCTGTCACAGTTGTCCGTATTGCGTATCTCCCCAATGCTAAAATCTGAATTTAAAGCATGCATTAAATATGCACAGTAGAAATGattgttgttgcagtgatttggttgttgttttcctGAAGATGCGTAGGTCAGCAATGATGTTTTTGTGCAGAATGGCTCAACGTTTTGTGCAAATTCTCCTGCGCAGAATTAAATTTATTATATTACCTGAGAAATACCTATATCGTGTTTTTCAATTTTTCCCATCCCCAGTGTGAAGACAAAGACATGTAACTTCCTACATAACAGTTCATGGTTGGTATCgttgtttttttgcctgcaGGCTTGTGGTCTGGTGAAGAACTTGGCGCTGATGACCCACATCACCACCGACATGGAGGACGGTCCGATCATCAAACTGGCCTTCAACCTGGGAGTAGAAGACGTCAACCTGCTGTCTGGAGAGGAGCTCTCCTATCCAAGTgtcttcctcgtcttcctcaaTGGTAGAACTCCTCTGCGCCAGTGCAGCTCATACATGAATGAATGCAAAAAGAACGAACCGTGGATGCTGTTGCTTCAGAACacttgaaaagaaaagttgaaTCCTTCCTGTTTTGAATGCCTGGCTTCTGAACATGAAGGGAAAATATTCTGTTTAGTTTACAGgaagaaatgttgtgttttgcagGAAGGCTGATAATCATTAATTTAATGGCAGCAGTAGGTAATATTCTCGAGTCAGAACATGGCCCCTTAATTACTGTATATGTTTGTCTCGCCACTGATAACTGTCAAATTATATTAGCTGCCATAGCATTTAATTAGTTGGTTGCAGCAGGTGTCAAAGCCCTTCAGACACTGTGCTCTGCCTCACACGGAGGCAGAGCACAGTGTCTCCTCTGTTCTCGTTTGTCTGTCAGACTCGATATGAGCAAACCCCTGCAGGCAGCCGGAGCTCTGCTTCCGCCAGCCGTGGAGGTTCAGTGTAAATTACTGTACACacatactattttttttttccattcaaagTTTGCAAATGGGAATTTTTAACTCAGAATTTAGCCCATAAATAGAATGTGTTCACTGTGCTTTACTCCGGTAGTGACGTACAACACTGACCGACAAAACGTAATTTGAAGACGTCACATTGGATTCAGAGAAAGTTTGATGGGCATTTTTCTCCattctttgacattttataGACAGCATGATTTATTGAGAAATGAATGGAAGGATGAAGCaattatgaaaataatcatCCGTTACACCCCTAGTCTACGCCCAGACGGCACACGGGTGACAACTACGATGTTCACAGCCCCTCCTTCCTTTAGACTGCAGACACTGCAACACTTGCAGGTTAATAATTGAATTATTAACTGTGAAAGTGTGAGttttctgtgtgcgtctgtctctgTCATGTGCACAGGTAACATTCTCGGTGTGATTCGGGACAATCGCAAGCTTATCAGCACCTTCAGACTGATGCGCAGGGCAGGTTTTATCACAGAGTTTGTGTCGATCTCCACCAACTTGACCGACCGCTGCGTCTACATCTCTTCCGATGGGGGACGTCTCTGCAGGTGGGCAAGTTCAAGCCAACAAGGCCGAAACCATCACAATGAAATGCTTGAAATTTTTTGACAGCTTTCTGCTCCAATGTGTGTTGTTCTCCATCAGGCCGTACATCATAGTGAAGAGGGGACAACCCATG encodes:
- the LOC120812731 gene encoding DNA-directed RNA polymerase III subunit RPC2-like, yielding MEVLGGEFGDLTPQELAAPVNTVAEKWKLLPAFLKVKGLVKQHIDSFNYFINVEIKKIMKANEKITSDADPMWYLKYLNIYVGMPDVEESFNVTRPVSPHECRLRDMTYSAPITVDIEYTRGSQRIIRNALPIGRMPIMLQSSNCVLTGKTPMEVSKLNECPLDPGGYFIVKGQEKVILIQEQLSKNRIIVEQDRKGAVGASVTSSTHEKKSRTNMIVKQGRFYLKHNTLSEDTPIAIIFKGMGVESDQEIVQMIGTEEHVMASFAPSLEECQKAQIFTQTQALRYLGNKVRRQRMWGGPKKTKMEEARELLASLILTHVPVKEFNFRAKCIYLAVMVRRVILAQGGNKVDDRDYYGNKRLELAGQLLSLLFEDLFKKFNSELKKIADQIIPKQRAAQFDVVKHMRQDQITNGMVNAISTGNWSLKRFKMDRQGVTQVLSRLSFISSLGMMTRISSQFEKTRKVSGPRSLQPSQWGMLCPSDTPEGEACGLVKNLALMTHITTDMEDGPIIKLAFNLGVEDVNLLSGEELSYPSVFLVFLNGNILGVIRDNRKLISTFRLMRRAGFITEFVSISTNLTDRCVYISSDGGRLCRPYIIVKRGQPMVKNKHIEDLSQGYRTFEDFLHEGLVEYLDVNEENDCHIALYEHMISKDTTHLEIEPFTLLGVCAGLIPYPHHNQSPRNTYQCAMGKQAMGTIGYNQRNRIDTLMYLLAYPQRPMVTTKTIELIDFEKLPAGQNATVAVMSYSGYDIEDALILNKASLDRGFGRCLVYKNAKCTLRRYTNQTFDKVMGPMLDAVTRKPIWRHSILDADGICSPGEKVENKQVLVNKSMPTVTQTPLEGSTQPGQLQYRDVPISYKGSTDSYIEKVMISSNAEDAFLIKILLRQTRRPEIGDKFSSRHGQKGVCGLIVPQEDMPFCDTGICPDIIMNPHGYPSRMTVGKLIELLAGKAGVLDGRFHYGTAFGGSKVKDVCEDLIRYGYNYQGKDYVTSGITGEPLEAYIYFGPVYYQKLKHMVLDKMHARARGPRAVLTRQPTEGRSRDGGLRLGEMERDCLIGYGASMLLLERLMISSDAFEVDVCGQCGLLGYSGWCHYCKSSCHVSSLRIPYACKLLFQELQSMNIIPRLKLSRYND